The segment AATCACCTCCAGCACCTCCTTGACCATTTCCGGGTCGAGGGCGGCAGTGACCTCATCGAACAGCATGACCTTAGGGCGCATGCACAGGGCACGGACAATCGCGATTCGTTGTTGCTGACCGCCTGACAACTCGCGTGGCCAGGCATCGCGTTTGTCCAGCAGCCCAACCCGCGCGAGCAGCGTTTCGGCTTGGGCGCGCACTTGGTGAACGGGGCGTTTTTGCACGCTGACAGGGCCCAGCGAAATATTGTCAAGCACGGTCATGTGCGGGAACAGGTGATAGCTTTGAAATACCATGCCTATCTCTTGGCGCACCGCACGCCAACCGCCATTGCCGGGCAATTGGCGTCCAGCAAAGCGGTATGTTCCCGCGTGGCCCAGTTCGAGGCCATTCAAGCAGCGCAGCAAGGTACTTTTGCCGCAGCCGCTAGGGCCGAGAATCACCACTACCTCACCCTCACGAACGGACAGGTCGATATCGTTTAAAACCGGATTACTGCCAAAGTTCTTGGAGAATCCCGCCAGTTCAATCAATGCAGTCATGAGTGATTCCATCGCCGTTCGAGCACACGCGACGCGGCTGACAGCGGATAACAGGCCAGAAAGAAGAATGCGAAGAGAAACCCGTAGATCAGCATCGATTCATAGGTACGCTCGATGATCTGCTGTCCGATCTTGATCACGTCCACCACGCCAATCAGCACTGCCAGCGAACTCGTCTTGATTAGCCGCGTGAACACGTTGATCAGCGGGGGCGTCATTCTGCGCAAGGCTTGGGGCAGGAGCACTTTGACGTATAATTGCGGCAGGTTCAGGCCGATCGCCAGGCCCGCCTCACGTTGGCCGCGGGGTAGGGAGCGTAGCGCGCCACGGACCACCTCACCCACTTCGCAAGCGCCCCATAGCGACAGCACCAGCACAGCGCACCAAAATCCCGAAATACTCCATCCCAGAAAGATCGGCATACCGAAGAAAAACAGGTAAAGCCAGACCAGCACCGGTATGGCCCTGAACATCTCCAGGTAGACGATCAGCACAACGTCGATCCAGCGCACCTCCAAGTTGCGCACTACGCCGTAGAGCATCCCGCCCAAGCTGCTGAACACTATGGCCAGCAACGAGATTCCTAGTGTGCGGCCTATGCCGATCGCCAGTTGTGGCGCGGACACCCACAACAGATCAATGCCCGAACTGGCCATGTTGCAACCTCCTTTCTAACGTACGCAGCAGCAGCGATAGCGGCACGAACAGCAGAACGCAGAGCAGCGTCATGACCGCAAGCATTTCGTAGGTCTTGTAGTAAAGGGCGATATAGTTCTTGGTGGTGTAGAGGATTTCCGGCACCGCTACAGCAGACACTACTGTGGTTTCCTTGAGCAGAAACACGAAGTTGGCGAACAGCGCCGGTGTACTGAGGATGCCGGCCTGCGGCAGGATGACGTGGCGAAGCAACTGCCAGCGAGAAAGACCAATGGCCAGACCTGCCTCGATCTGGGCGGCAGGCACGGCGTCAATGCCCGCGCGCAGAATTTCCGTGAGGTAGGCGCCACCGAGGAAGGTCATGGCGATGATCGCCGAAGCGAACCCAGAGACCCGTATGCCGATGCTGGGCAAGGCGAAGTAGATGAAAAACAGTTGGATCAGCAGCGGCGTGTTCCGTGCAATTTCAACGTACACCCGCACCATCGGTTGAAGCACAGGCACTCGGAACATCACAATCGCGGCGTTTAGAGATGCCACGCCGAGTGACGTGACGATGGCAATCAGCCCCACTTGTAATGTGACGCCGACTGCCGAAACGAACGCGGGTAAGGTGGACAGGGCGAAAGCAACATCGAAACTCATTATGTGAAACCGACAGGAAGTTGACCAAGTCATAGGCCGCTGCCCAGTAGTGCGCAGTGACAGCCCAGTAGGTGAAATGACTTGTTACATCGAAGTCACCTGTCAGAATCTAATGGAATAAAAGAAATTACTTAAATATCTTTTATGAATAACAATATGCCATCACCTAGCGCCTACCGAGCGATGGTGCCATTCAGGAGGGTATTAGACTGGAGCGTCTGCTTCATGGGACATCAGGGTAGGCGAGCCCGCAAGCATGTACGAAACAAAGCTTGTTGCCCTCAATATCCCTACAGTAGGCACCGTAGTAATCCTGCCCATACTGCGGCCTAAACCCAGGTGCGCCTTCATCCTGAGCACCCATCGCCAACGCTGTGCGCCATGCCGCCTGCACCTGATCCTGTGAGCTGGCGGCAAAGCTTATTTGCACGCCGTTGCCCCATGTCGCAGGCAGTCCGTTGAATGGCAGTTGCACATAGAACTGCGGCCATTCCCTGTCCGGCCGTTGCCATCCAGCGCCGCAGGGGCCGCCATCGTGGTTGTCGGGCATGCGGACAAGCCCCAGGGTGGCGAGTACGGCATCGTAGAACCTGATCATGGCCGGCAGGTCCCGAGCACCGAGCTGAATGTGGCTGAACATAAACGCTCCAGAAGACCTGTTGATCGACAGCAGTTACACACAGCTCATCTGAGAAACGCAATGCCATCACTCACCAAGCCGAACTTCACACTACGGTGTCCTGCCCCAGCGAGCTTCAGTCTGACCGCCGATGCGGTGTTGCGCCAAGTAGCGCTCATGTAGCCCTCATTTGGCAAATGCCGCAACGATTGCGTCCACTACAACCCTCACCCTTGCCGTGTGCGCCAGGTCCCGATGCAGCACAAGCCAGGCTTCATATGGCGTGGCCCGCTTACGATCAGGCCAAATTCGCACCAAACTGGTATCTCGCCGGGCCATGTATTCCGGCAACTCACCGAGGGCCAGGCCGGCGCGTACGAAGGTTGCCAGCATGAGGCTCGAGTCCAGCTCCGCGACAACACAGCCTGCGGATCTGGGTTCTCCTGCCAGCGTGTCATCCTGACGCTCGGTTACACCTTTCTGGTAGAGGGCGATGTCATGCCCCACCAGGGCGCTACCAGGCTCTGGCTTCCCACGCAATTCAAGGTAGCGCTGTGTCGCATACAGTCCGACAGTCCAGTGAGCCAGCCGTCGCACGATCAGGTCAGGTTGTTCTGGGCGTACCGTGCGCACGGCTACATCGGCCTCCCTGCGCCCCAAGTCCAATAGCCGGGTAGTGGTGGTCAGAATGACCCGCACCTCAGGATGAGTGGCCCGCAGTTGCTCGATCGCGGGTATGACGAAATCAACGGCCAGCGCATCGGTGGTGGTGACGCGCACCTCACCCGACGGATGAGGGTCGCTGCCTTCACCCTGGCGCTCGAAGGAGACGGCCATCCGCTCCATTTCCTCAGCCTTTTGTACGAGCTGTTGTCCGGTGGTCGTCAACGCCAGCCCCCCAGTGCTGCGGAGGAATAGACGGCTGCTCAAGGTTTGCTCAAGCCCCGCCAGCCGCCGACCGACCGTAGTCTGGTCGATGCCCAAAGCTTTGGCTGCAGCCCGCAGGGTGCCGGCACGGTGCACTGCGAGGAAAATGCGTATGTCATCCCAATTCATCGTGGCGCGCTTCCTGAAGATGCAAATATGCAGCCCTGGGCTGCGATTACGTGCATTTTCGCATTGATGCAGGCTGCATAACATAGCGAGGTTCATTCATCGTCCATCACGCAGCCGGCCCAAGCCGGATGCCAGGGAGCACAATGCCTCGCTTAACCTTCATCCTGACAGTCGCCATGCTGAGCGCCTTCGGCCTCGTCGCCTCGGATATCTATCTACCCGCGATGCCCGGCATGGCTACTGAATTTGGCATTGCCAGTTGGCAAATGCCGCAAACCGTTTCGTTCTATCTACTGGCACTGGCCATTGCGCAGTTGGCTTATGGCCCAATGTCAGACCGAGGAGGACGCAAGCCGGTGCTGCTTGCCGGTGGCGTTCTCTATCTGCTGGGCTCCGTGGGCTGCGCGCTGTCCAGCAGCTACATGGACTTCATCGCGTGGCGCATGGTGGAAGCGGTGGGCGCGGCGGCGGGGCTGGTGATTGGTCGTGCGTTGATCGCCGACACCTGCGACAAGCGAACCTCGGCGAAAGTCTATGCCGTGATTTACCCCCTCGTATCACTCTCGCCGGCATTGGCCCCGGCAATCGGTGGGCACTTGGCCGTCGCATTCGGCTGGCGAGCCGACTTTCTGTTCGTCGCAGCATTCGGGGCGGTAGCGCTGCTTTTGGCGCTGTTTTTAATACCTGAAACGCTACCGGTCGCGGCGCGGAGCAGGAACGCCCCCTTTGCGGGTTTTAGCCGTGTGCTGGGTGACCGCAGCTTTTGCCGCTACACGTTAGTGGTGTGTTCTATCTATTGTGCTTGGTTCGTTTATCTGACGCAGTCGCCGTTCCTTTTCGTACAAGCAGGCTTGAGCGAGGCGCAAAGCGGTTGGCTGTATATGCCGCTTACCTTAGGCATCATCGGGGCCAACCTGTTGGCCCGGCGGCTGCTTGACCGCTTACCTTACGACCGGATCGTTGCGATCGGCATCACCTGCTTCGTACTCGGCGCCATGGCGTTTCTTCTGGCGTACGCCATGGGGTGGCACAGCGTTACGGCCGTGGTGCTGCCTATGTGCCTGGTCAGCTTGGCCAATGGGTCATCGCTTTCACTGGCAATCTCAGGTGCTATCGCCAGTGAACATGGGCATGCAGCCACCGCTTCGGGGTTGGTGGGGTTTTGCCAGATTGGCAGCGCAGCCGTTGTGGCGATGGGTGTGAGCGCGGTATTAGGCACAGGTTTCGGTGTGCTCGCCGGGGCGGTGGCGGTGTTGAGCTGTTTGGCATTGTTTGCTTGCATGCCGTCGCTCTATCGCAAGCAACCGGCGCAGCCAGGGTAGCGCTCGGGCGGGCCTGCACGCTTAATGCTGGCCCAGCGCTCGCTGACTCAAGCAGAGCTTTCAGCGTTTCGAGCTCATGCAGAGACGTCAGCATCAGCACCGAAGAGGGCGACCTGGAACCCAGTGACAAGGCCTGTTGCACTACAGCGGCCGCGCACGTAGCGTACTCGGTGGCCTGGATCAAAATGTCTTCTAGGCAGGCATTGTGGGGAGGGGGGCGGGGACGATCTTGAGCATGGTTCAACTCCAACGTAGGAAGTGGAGCCGCCTCACTGTTGCTGTCAAACAATAGGGTGGCAGCTGTACGTGGGTTGACAGACCGAGACGTTGGCACTGGGCGCACCACAGGGGTGCCCACACGTACAGCCACCATAGAAAGTGTGCACCTGAAGGCAACGTCAGGGATCTGTCAAAACCGGTCGCTGAATTGGCAGCGACCTGGCGAGACTAGATTCCGCGCACCTCAAAACTGGTGGGTCCCCAGGCAGGAAGTGCCGGTGCTCATCCAGGGCTGCCT is part of the Pseudomonas parafulva genome and harbors:
- a CDS encoding LysR family transcriptional regulator — encoded protein: MNWDDIRIFLAVHRAGTLRAAAKALGIDQTTVGRRLAGLEQTLSSRLFLRSTGGLALTTTGQQLVQKAEEMERMAVSFERQGEGSDPHPSGEVRVTTTDALAVDFVIPAIEQLRATHPEVRVILTTTTRLLDLGRREADVAVRTVRPEQPDLIVRRLAHWTVGLYATQRYLELRGKPEPGSALVGHDIALYQKGVTERQDDTLAGEPRSAGCVVAELDSSLMLATFVRAGLALGELPEYMARRDTSLVRIWPDRKRATPYEAWLVLHRDLAHTARVRVVVDAIVAAFAK
- a CDS encoding amino acid ABC transporter permease translates to MASSGIDLLWVSAPQLAIGIGRTLGISLLAIVFSSLGGMLYGVVRNLEVRWIDVVLIVYLEMFRAIPVLVWLYLFFFGMPIFLGWSISGFWCAVLVLSLWGACEVGEVVRGALRSLPRGQREAGLAIGLNLPQLYVKVLLPQALRRMTPPLINVFTRLIKTSSLAVLIGVVDVIKIGQQIIERTYESMLIYGFLFAFFFLACYPLSAASRVLERRWNHS
- a CDS encoding multidrug effflux MFS transporter, whose amino-acid sequence is MPRLTFILTVAMLSAFGLVASDIYLPAMPGMATEFGIASWQMPQTVSFYLLALAIAQLAYGPMSDRGGRKPVLLAGGVLYLLGSVGCALSSSYMDFIAWRMVEAVGAAAGLVIGRALIADTCDKRTSAKVYAVIYPLVSLSPALAPAIGGHLAVAFGWRADFLFVAAFGAVALLLALFLIPETLPVAARSRNAPFAGFSRVLGDRSFCRYTLVVCSIYCAWFVYLTQSPFLFVQAGLSEAQSGWLYMPLTLGIIGANLLARRLLDRLPYDRIVAIGITCFVLGAMAFLLAYAMGWHSVTAVVLPMCLVSLANGSSLSLAISGAIASEHGHAATASGLVGFCQIGSAAVVAMGVSAVLGTGFGVLAGAVAVLSCLALFACMPSLYRKQPAQPG
- a CDS encoding VOC family protein, yielding MFSHIQLGARDLPAMIRFYDAVLATLGLVRMPDNHDGGPCGAGWQRPDREWPQFYVQLPFNGLPATWGNGVQISFAASSQDQVQAAWRTALAMGAQDEGAPGFRPQYGQDYYGAYCRDIEGNKLCFVHACGLAYPDVP
- a CDS encoding amino acid ABC transporter permease, with the protein product MSFDVAFALSTLPAFVSAVGVTLQVGLIAIVTSLGVASLNAAIVMFRVPVLQPMVRVYVEIARNTPLLIQLFFIYFALPSIGIRVSGFASAIIAMTFLGGAYLTEILRAGIDAVPAAQIEAGLAIGLSRWQLLRHVILPQAGILSTPALFANFVFLLKETTVVSAVAVPEILYTTKNYIALYYKTYEMLAVMTLLCVLLFVPLSLLLRTLERRLQHGQFGH
- a CDS encoding amino acid ABC transporter ATP-binding protein translates to MTALIELAGFSKNFGSNPVLNDIDLSVREGEVVVILGPSGCGKSTLLRCLNGLELGHAGTYRFAGRQLPGNGGWRAVRQEIGMVFQSYHLFPHMTVLDNISLGPVSVQKRPVHQVRAQAETLLARVGLLDKRDAWPRELSGGQQQRIAIVRALCMRPKVMLFDEVTAALDPEMVKEVLEVILDLADSGMTLLIVTHEMAFARAVADRILFMDGGRITEQSNPETFFSSPQTARAQQFLEKFSYVENLPKRNAS